The Elaeis guineensis isolate ETL-2024a chromosome 12, EG11, whole genome shotgun sequence sequence GACCCCAGCAGACCGAAGCAGTAAGTGGATGACCATAGCCCCTACAACTGTGGTCATGAAGGAGGTACAGATGAGGAAAGCGTCCCTGTGCTTGAGAGCACTGCTTGGATTGAACTCAAATATAAAGTTGTGGTTTATTCTGGTGCTTCTCCACATGAATATGTTGCATCCATACAAGAAAATATGCAAGCTAAGAAGCGCAAACGTACTGCAAAAGCCAATAACCAGCATGATTTAGTTTCAACCGAAGCCTTCATGATCACAGATGCATGCAGTTACTGATTTTATTACATCTATAATTGTCTAGGTGAAACCACATATAGATAAAGAAGCATAATTATCCAATttgatgtatgtatatatgcttgttaaaatattatttttatcccTTATGATTGACTTAGGTTCCCAGATACAAGGCAGATTTTTGTATACTTGACCAATACCGCTGCTGTTTTTGTCAGAATGCTAGATAAGCATCATGAAGCTGATGTGTCCATGTTTCCatttccaaaaaagaaaaatcattctaTCGTAGGATTATCGAGGAATGGTGACAGGCAAACTTAACAATAGCAGAAAACTGGATATATTCGATTAATATTCTTTCAACCGATTCTTGGTCGTTAATTTGCAATATAACTTGAAGAGAAAAGTGGGAACCGAGTGGTGGAAGTGGGTGTATCATGATTAAACTTGATCGATACTGTATTTCTATAGATTCTTGCTCATGATTTCAGTGGAATTTGGGTCACTTGCAAAACAGAGGCTCATATTTAGCTGACCATCATCCGCTAGTGGGCTATCATGAGAGCGTGTCTGTCGTGATGGTGGAAGAATGAGAATTAAAAACAAGGACTTCACTCAAGAAAGACAATTTAAAACTAGGACAGGATGTGCTAGTTTTTTTAACCATTTAATGGCCTATATTGATATGCGCTACGATACACACGTGCAGGCACACGATAATCTACTGGATATTTAGACACTGCATATTATCCTGGAACGGAGAAGACTACATCTTATTTTATCAGTAGGCAACCTAGGAGAAACAATAGAGTTAATTTAAtcatttgatttatgaattctcaAATTCATGCACAGATGATGTGAGGCACATAAAATgttacaaaaagaaaatccaagtctgtaaatgaaaaaaattgatgctGAGTTTAATTTATCCTCCTATCATGAGAATTAACCGGAAAACTTGTTCTAGCAAACATCATCACCAACCCAAATTGAACTCTAATTTGGAACGGAAGTCAAAGTTCATCACTTGATTTCCTCTAACAATTCCAAGATATATTGCATACCTTATTTTGTGGTCAAACAGAAACCAAGCACAATATAGTCTAACTTGCTGTCAGATACCGATGATGCTCGCCGTGTTGCTTATGAAATGTTATCCAATGCCAGAACTAAACGGTTTCCTTACAGGCTCTTTTTTCTTTTCGGTGGGGTATCTTCGCTCTTAATAGATACCGTATTATTTTCTAGTGAAATCCTTTCTGATAATGATAATGGAGAAACACTTctcaaaaaaagaacaaaaatgaCAGTGGAGAAACAACCGAGTAAAGAAGAGATGCAAGACttcaccacaaaaaaaaaaaaaaaaaaaaaaaaaaaaaaaaaaaaaaaaaaaaaaaaaaaacgaaaagaaaagaagaagaagtgatGCAAGGGCTTTGTAATATAGAAATCTTGTACGAAAGGAGAAGCCAACCGTATGGTCCCCGAGTACCTGAAAATAGGGTAGATGGTTTCCACGTAACCAGGTTCGGTTGTGGAAGAGAAGATGCCACACGAGTGAGCCAAGATGGCGTACACACTGAACAAAGTTACAAAGCTACCTGTAAACAAACCTGCAACAGAAAAACACGTCACGGACATGAGGGAAAAGGAAAGTATAAGATGCGAGGAAGGGTATCTTACAATGGCATCTAAGTAGAGACAAAACGAGAAGAGAAACTTTACCACACAGTATATCCATTTATTCTTGAAATTTTCTCGGCCGATAATAAATCTTATATGAATATATCTAGGAAAATGAGCAAAATCCGACCGGTGCCGTAGCGTAGGTCAGAGAACGTACGGGACACAGGTCCCTCGGCAGCCAGAAGAAACCCTCGATATCTTCCGACTCTATGAGAGATCTGAGTCCTAGCTCCTCCAGAATTTCATCGAGAAGCCACCGGCTCCATGATTTCTGGAATCTTCTGCGGACAGGAAAAAAGGTGGAAATTTGGTGTTCCTTGCTTCTGATCTAATATATTTCAGCCATCTCTAGGATAATTCCTCTGCCCCCGCTTCCTTTTCTTCTCGATCATTGTTCAGATTCACGTTTCTATGCGTAATTCAGCCATTCCattagttttagattagattttgcGTTATTTTACCAGATTTGCGTGGAAACTTGAGGAAAGATTGAATCTTGGTGAGTAATTTGTCGTGGGGTAGGTCTGATTCCTTAGGGAACGAAATTAGTGTGGGAAAATTGTTATAAATTGCGATCTTTTTGATGGTTGGGAGGGTGCTGATGGTGAGAGACATGGTAGATCTCCATTAAAGATGGCAGAACTGAACTTTTGGTCGTTAACATTTCAATTTTCGTCACATAATCTTCATGCGAAGTTGGATGATCGGGGCATGAGTCGGTCGTGGATACCTAAACTTCaaactctcttttcttcttatccaTATTTTACGCTGCAAAAAGTGGCACAAGCCTTATCATCTATTTCGGACCTTTGTGAAGCAAATTCTGATTTCTTGGTACGTTAGTTTAGCAAGAAATTATTCATTGGACCGGCTCCAGTAAATCAGTCCAATCGACATGTACAGGCACAGAGAAAAAACAATAAAGGGGAGAAAATGAAGTGCCACGTGGCCGTGGGGATGGTAACGTGTGCGTTGTGTTTTGCGGTTGGACTGGTCCACTGGAGCGTCCAACGCACTTTGACGAAGGGTAGCGTTCACGTAACGTGCAGTGCCACGTGGCCGTGGGAATAATAATGTGAAAGGACATGCGATGCGTCTCAAAAACTAATTAGCCTGCTTCCGCGTTGTGGTTGAGCATCACGAGTGGGGCTGAGACGGCGCGTCTCACTCGCCAGATAAGAGTCAGGAAGCCGGCCCACTGAAGGGATAGTTGGCAGCgtcgtctttttttttttgccaaatgCATATCGTAAATCACTTTCTTACAACTGTCAGGTAATTTTTGTCAGAATGGCTCATGATTTTTATCTTTTAGCATATGAAATTTCATATACAATTTCAGTCAACGTATTTGGGTAATGAAATGCAAGGTATCATTGAATGATAATTCCTTTTTGTTATTAATAGAACGTGACTATGCTGATAGCACGTACAAGGTCTAAACTGTTTCATGCACATATGCGAATAATGCACAATGCCATGCAAACTTAGCAAAATGATGCCAATTAATCATGTCATACTGATAGGATTTGtgcttttaatttaattaaagctgctgCTAATATTACTGCTATTTATCTATCTTGTATACCAGTGCCAATATTCTCTTCAAATATTGATTGTAATATAAACAATGAccctaattttttaaatattctaaatcaataaATCTGGGATAAGTATCTCATTTTCTCCATTATTTCTCCAAAAAGATGATAATATAAACAATAAACAAACGTGGCAACGGAAGCATACCTACGAAAAAGGTGATCATATGGGAGTCGTTGGGCTTGTGAGGCTTGAGGAACTTCATTGCCTTTTTCTTATCATTGCTGGCAAAGTGCTCGATGAAAATGGTTTCCACCTCGTCAGCCAGCTTTACCATCTATTCCAAAATTTTACTTACTTTTTATTAGTGAATTCATCTATGTATAGTGTAAACAATAACAGCCGGAACACCATGAAAACAAACCAAAGTTATtagttattaataataattttttttaaaaaaattatatataaatagcaTGTCATTCAAGAGACGGATGGTCATCAAATAATATTCATCATATATTATATGGTATGTGCTTATTGACTATTGATCGATCTCTTAATGGCAGACATCCATGATCTACAATACTCTGTGATGCTGCAAGCACACAACACAAGATCTGAGCTCTATTAAGTAAGTCAAGATCTACCTTACAACAGCATCCATCTAGGAGAAAATGGCTTCTTTACCACGTTatgatttcatttttttatttcctGCTGCATGCGGTGAGCCTTTTATGAAACCTAGCTAGAGAGTAAGCCATATAGATATGACCAGATAAATAGATTGCACTAGGATACTAAATAAGTAATCATTGCTAGATAACTTTAATCATTTCTTAATAATTAGCTAATTAGTGAATAAAATTATTGGCTGTCTGGTTGGTACTCTTTACTCAGTTAAAGTCATCTTACAAAAAGTTAAGGAATGGCAAGAAACAAAAGGGTAAAAATGCCGTCCAAAGGATAAAAATGATGGAGAAAATGGAGGCTAGAAGGTAGCCAAATTAAGTTATTTCACCAAATCACAAAATAACTTTAAACTGGTTAACTATCTTTTTGATCCACGAAATGGACAAGGTTATTCATGCCTTTTAATTATATGGTTTTTGTCCGGTTGACTGGATAACCTTATATAATTATCCATCCTCTAACCAGCATCCAAACAGAGTCTTAAGTACTAGAACAGATTGATAGGTAGGTGAGCTTCTGGTACAGAAAGGAAGAAAATAATGAAAGCTAAACTAGCAATAAAAAGGCGTGAATGATGGGTGGGTGAGCTTGAAGTAAGAAAACAATGAAAGATAAACTAGAAAATTGaggaaaaagaaaatacatgaaTGGATGCCCGCATACCTTATCAGAGCTGACAAAGTGCGATCTCTTTACCTTCTTTAAGAACCACTCTGACGCTTCTTTCTGATTCGTTACCTTTACGTCACAAGTAGCTGAATTCAGTTCCGATACAAACAGTTTGCCAGCAATACAAACAAACCAAAGAAGTGCTGGCTAATACCTAACAAATCAAAataaagcaaaaatatatatataaaacaaggAAATCTCCATCTCGCTGTCCCTGCCGATGCTTTTTGCCTCACCTACAAGCTTGTCTGTTTCTATCATTTGTATTGAATAACTCGATCATTTCATGCCTCTCATGACGGGCAATCTATCCATGACACGCTCCCTTCTCTCACTGGTTTGGCCGACAGGGATAGCGTATAGCGCGTCTCCCGCTAATATATCATATCCCACATGATATGAATCTTAGCGAGGTACATATATCCGCAGCTGATTTGCTCGGTAGGGTATCTGCTGTCCTCTCTGTCGGCATGGGACCTACGTTTCAACAGACTAAAACACCCTCTTCCTAGGATTCGAGGATAAGCCTTTTCAATGGCGTGTGATCGGAACGTGGTCTCGTACGTATAGCTCCTATTTCATCAACTGATACGTTATCCATTCCCTTGCCGAGTGGTCCAAGGAACCTTGCTCCCTCATTTTAAACCGATCGAACCATCGATCGGTGTTATCGTCATCCCCCAGTGTTTTTTGATTCTGCTACCAATGAGGCGATCAAATTTGAGCCCATGGAGCGTCTCGGTCCAAATTATGAATCTAGACCCTTTTCATTCCTTTAATTGATTATAATTCCTGTATACTATAATGGTTTCATGGTTTTCCCTTGCTGGGGACCGTCATGTTCTTACCTTGTCAAATTTCTTCAGTATCTTGCTGAAGGCCATCATATTCAACGAGCTGCCACAAAAATAGAGAATCAAAGCGATGGAAGcaaataaaaaaactaaaattaaattaaCAATAAAGAATAGAGAGAATACAAAAAGATAACATGGTCAATCGGTTCGACATGCGGGCGAGGCGGTGGTCAGTGCAGAATAGTAGAAAATGACCAATTTACCCCACAAAACCACAAATGAAAAGCATTACGACATGGGCAAATCAGTCTTTTGGTGTACGGACCTGTAAGTCCTGAGGAGTCCCAGTCCTCGGTACAGCTCGACGAAGGCCACTCGGATCATCTTCTCGGCGCACTGGATCTTCTTCCGGTTGATTTGATCTCCGCCGCCCGATCCGTCCTTCCGTGCGCTATTCACGAGGTCCTCCCAAATGCTCGAGGTGACGGCCGAGATTGTTCGCCCCGGGGTCGTCGCTGGAATGTCGATCCTCATTGCCGCCGCCCTCGGCTTCCCGCCCTTCTTCGCCTTGGTCCGCGCCGACCCGACGAAGTTCACCCCGTTCCTCTCCAGCGCCGCGATCACCTCGCCCGCCACCGGCGAGTCCCCCGACGACGGCGGCGCCGGATCCGTCTCCGCTTCGCTCTCTGCCAACACCACCACATCATCAGAAACCATAGGTCACCCATCCGATCAAGGGAACTATTTAATCCACGGTGATTATGATTCCCACCGGAGAAGGAGGAGAGGGAGATGAGACGCGGACAGGCGCCGCTGGTGGTGGAGGTTGGGGAGGCCGGAGAGGAGGAGCTGCGGTGGCGGAGGCGGCGGCGGTCGTGGAGGATGATCTGCCTGAGGTCCACGAGGATCTGGAGCTGCTTTCTGAGAATCTCGCCTCGCTCGCAAAACTCGTTCTCCTTGATCTGGTGGAAATTCTCCACCTTATCGAGCTCTTCGTCCAATTTCTCGAGAAACTCCTTGACCTTTATTCATTGATTTGTGTACATTTAAATATTTCTTGAATCAAAAAGTAATTATATCGTGGACATATTAGGGACTACCTCGTCTTCTCTTGATCGAACGAGTTCCATCTCGTACAAATTCTCCTCGTCCGTCTGCAAAGACAAATGACTTATTAAACAAATAAACGCTAAAACAATTAATAACGAGAGCAGGTTGCACGTCTCAGCCGGCAGACTAGAAGTAAGaggtttttttaaaaagaataaagATTTTGTTCGAACGAATCCAAAATAGGAACCAGCAATTGGACGGTCTGGATTGACGAATCACCACCATCATGGAGGGGACCAGGCTAATTATCTAACGATGTTCCGCGATATATTTGACGAGAAAGGAGAAGGGCACGATATTTTTTCCCCTTCCGGAGATGAGAAATTGTCATCACGATAGTCTCACAAGCGCAAAAAGTAAGGAAAACCAAATGCTGTCGATGTTATcgggggaaaagaaaagaaaaggcttCTACCGCTTCTAAACTGATCGCAGATAGAGCGGGAAAAGAGACGAATGGCGAGGCCGTGTCACGGAGAACATGACGGAACTCCCTGCGCGGTCACGCCTCCTAACGGTTCCGACGGACTTCACTCGCCCGAATAGCGACTGAGCGTTTCGTCGTTTTCGTTCCCGAATCTTGACAAACCCAAAAAACTTGTACAAAAATTCCCCAAAAAATAACGGAAAAGCGTAACGAAATCTCCGGAAACTTCGTCGGAAAGAAATATaccgaaaataaaaaaaaatcttgcttcatttcagatgaaaaaaaaaaaaaatcgaaacactATCAGCGAAATCGGAGCCGAACGGATCGGAGCTGTGGGAGGGATCGTCGGCTCTAGCACCTGGAGGTGTTGATTTCGGAGGGCGGAGAAACGGGAGGCGAGGGCGCGGAGGGGACTAAGAAGAGAGAAGCCGCAGTAGGGATGGGCGACGGCATCGCCGCCATCGGAGTGGGACGGGGAGGAGCGGAGGAGGCCGAGCTTGATCTTCTTAACGTGCTTCTTGAGCTGCCGGTAGTTGACGAAGGCGTCCTTCCACTCCGGGATCAGCTCG is a genomic window containing:
- the LOC105055720 gene encoding phosphate transporter PHO1-2 isoform X1: MVKFSRELEAELIPEWKDAFVNYRQLKKHVKKIKLGLLRSSPSHSDGGDAVAHPYCGFSLLSPLRALASRFSALRNQHLQTDEENLYEMELVRSREDEVKEFLEKLDEELDKVENFHQIKENEFCERGEILRKQLQILVDLRQIILHDRRRLRHRSSSSPASPTSTTSGACPRLISLSSFSESEAETDPAPPSSGDSPVAGEVIAALERNGVNFVGSARTKAKKGGKPRAAAMRIDIPATTPGRTISAVTSSIWEDLVNSARKDGSGGGDQINRKKIQCAEKMIRVAFVELYRGLGLLRTYSSLNMMAFSKILKKFDKVTNQKEASEWFLKKVKRSHFVSSDKMVKLADEVETIFIEHFASNDKKKAMKFLKPHKPNDSHMITFFVGLFTGSFVTLFSVYAILAHSCGIFSSTTEPGYVETIYPIFSTFALLSLHIFLYGCNIFMWRSTRINHNFIFEFNPSSALKHRDAFLICTSFMTTVVGAMVIHLLLRSAGVSLQHVKSIPAVLLLLFLGLLVFPFDIFYRPTRYCFLRVIRNIMFSPFYKVLMVDFFMADQLTSQIPLLRHMEFTACYFMAGGFRTHPYETCTRSHQYKLLAYVISFLPYYWRAMQCARRYIEEGYDANHLANAGKYVSAMLAAAARWKYAMEPTPPWLALVIISSTAATFYQLYWDFVKDWGLLDPNSQNPWLRDELILKNKCIYYVSIALNFVLRLAWVESVMRLNLGQVENRLADFLLASVEIIRRGHWNFYRLENEHLNNVGKFRAVKTVPLPFRELDSDG
- the LOC105055720 gene encoding phosphate transporter PHO1 isoform X2, which gives rise to MVKFSRELEAELIPEWKDAFVNYRQLKKHVKKIKLGLLRSSPSHSDGGDAVAHPYCGFSLLSPLRALASRFSALRNQHLQTDEENLYEMELVRSREDEVKEFLEKLDEELDKVENFHQIKENEFCERGEILRKQLQILVDLRQIILHDRRRLRHRSSSSPASPTSTTSGACPRLISLSSFSESEAETDPAPPSSGDSPVAGEVIAALERNGVNFVGSARTKAKKGGKPRAAAMRIDIPATTPGRTISAVTSSIWEDLVNSARKDGSGGGDQINRKKIQCAEKMIRVAFVELYRGLGLLRTYSSLNMMAFSKILKKFDKVTNQKEASEWFLKKVKRSHFVSSDKMVKLADEVETIFIEHFASNDKKKAMKFLKPHKPNDSHMITFFVGLFTGSFVTLFSVYAILAHSCGIFSSTTEPGYVETIYPIFSTFALLSLHIFLYGCNIFMWRSTRINHNFIFEFNPSSALKHRDAFLICTSFMTTVVGAMVIHLLLRSAGVSLQHVKSIPAVLLLLFLGLLVFPFDIFYRPTRYCFLRVIRNIMFSPFYKVLMVDFFMADQLTSQALNFVLRLAWVESVMRLNLGQVENRLADFLLASVEIIRRGHWNFYRLENEHLNNVGKFRAVKTVPLPFRELDSDG